GAGGTGCCGAAACACACCAACGAGATCGAACACGAGCAGTACGTCCTGGCGGGCGAGTACGTGGTCGGCATCGACAGCGAGGCGTCGGAGACGCCTCGGGTAAACGGCGAAGCCGTCGACGGCGAGGAGTTCACGGTGCAGGGCGGCGACGCGCTGCACATCCCCGCCGGCGCCGTCCACTGGTACCGCAACGAGCGCGACCTGGAAGGAGCCTTCCTCTGTGCCGTCCCGACCGGCGACGACGCGATCGAACTCGTCGACGAGGAGTGAGACCGAGCGGGCGACCCGGCCGCCGCGGCGGGACCGGCGGTGGAGCGGCGACGACGACGCGCCGCCCGAGCCTTTTTTGACCGCGGTGGACCACCGTCCGGCAATGACCGACCACGAGTCGCTCGTCAGGCGCTCGCTCGCCGGGACCGACGCGTTCGACGAGCGGGTCCGCGCCCAGGCCGACCACCTCGCGACGGCGCTCGCCGACGGCGCCTTCGACAACGCGGCCGCCACGCTCGGCCTCGAACTGGAAGTGTACGCGCTCGCCGGCGACGGAGCGGACCGCTCGCTCGCACCGATTCCCGACGACGTGTACGACGGGCCGGCCGACAAGGAACTGGGGCTGCACAACGCCGAACTCAACGCCGCGCCGAGCGAGTTCGACGACGACGGCGTCGCCGCGCAGGCCGAGGAAATCGAAGCCGACCTGGCCGCCACGCGGGAGCGGGCGCGCGAACACGGGCTGGAGATCGTCCTCGACGCGATGCCCGCCGTCGCGCCCGCCGGCGGTACCCACGCCTACCTCGACGACGTGGAGGTGCGCGGGGCGGACGGCGGAGGAGCGACGGACGCCAACACCGACCGCCCGGTCGTCGTCCCCGGCGGCGACCCCGACGACCCCGTCCTCGTCGCTCGGAACATGCGCAAAGACCCCCGTTACGGCGCGCTCGACAACGTCGCCGTCCGGCGGGCGGGCGGCGAGATCGACTTCGCCGTGCCGGGCGCCGAGACGGGGTATCGCACCATCCTCTTCGAGTCGCTGGCGACCTCGATCCAGCCCCACGTCCAGGTGCCCGACCCGACGGAGTTCCCGCGCTACCACAACCTCGCGACCCGCACCCTCGGCCCGCTCGTCGCGCTGTCGGCCAACTCCCCGTTCCTGCCGGGCGACTGCTACGGCGACGTTGCCGACCCCGAAGGGCTCGTCGAGGAGACCCACCACGAGCTTCGGATCGCCGCCTTCGAGCAGTCGATGAACCAGGCCTGTCGAAAGGTCCGGGTGCCCGACGACCTCGGCGACCCCGCCGACGCCGTCGAGCACGTCGTCGCAGACGACAGCTTCGCGCCGTTTCTCAGGGAGTGGATCGAGGGCGAGGACGACGTGGAAGAGGAGGGCCAGAAGGGCGGCGACCCCACGAGTCAAGCCTGGGAGTTCGACTACAAACGCGGCACCTTCTGGCGGTGGGTGCGCGGCGTGGCCGGCGGTGACGCGGTCGACGGCGCCTGCGACGAGCGCTCGCTCCGAATCGAGTATCGCCCGCTGCCCACCCAGCCGACCGTCCGCGACATCGTCGGCCTGCAGGTCCTGACCGCGGGCCTCCTCCGCGGGCTCGTCGCCGCCGACCACCCGCTCGCCGAACTCGCCTGGGACGAGGCCGAGCGGAGTTTCTACGCCGCCGTCGAGGACGGCCTCGACGCCGACTTGGCGTGGGTGACCGCCGACGGCGAGCGGACCGACGACTCTCAGGAAGTTTTCGCCGAGGTGTTCGAGTTCGCCCGCCGCGGACTGGCCGAGCAGGGGATCGACGAGGCGACTCAGAATCGGTATCTCGACCCCATCGAAGCCCGCTGGGCGGCCGGCATCACCCCCAGCGCCTGGAAGAAAAGCCGCGTCCGCGAGCACCTGAACGACGGCGCGGACTTGGAGACCGCGCTCGCGCGGATGCAGGGCGAGTACGTCGAGTTGAGCCGCGAGCACGCGAACTTCGCCGAGTGGGTCTGAGGGGCGGGCCGCGCCGAGTCCGTGCGGATCGCTCGTCGGATAGTTCCCCTACTTGACATCCTCCTCCGCCTGAAGGCGGAGGAATCCCGAGCGTTGGGATATTAGGGTTTGCAGTCTCCCTGTTCTCTCGGTGTGAACCGTCCGCTCTCGCGGTTGAACAGGAAAACTCCGGGCTGTGCCAACCAGCCGTTACTCATATCCCCTGTTGGGGGACTCTGAGTTATCTTTCTCCGGATATTTACTGCACCATTCACGTCCGCGTTCATCGTCGTTTCACAAGACTCGCAGACGTACAGACCACGCTCCACGCGGTTCGCCTCTCGAATCTGCCCACAACACGAACACGTCTTCGACGTGTTCTCCTCGTCTACGCGGTCAACGAGGATGCCGTGTTCCTCGGCCTTGTATTCGAGGAGACGGGTGAATCGGTCGAACTCCCAGCCGTGGAGTTTCTTGTTCCCCGACGCACCCCAGCTCCGCGACTCGCCGTTCTCATCCTCGCGGATGTCGCTGAGGTCGCCAACCGCTATCTCCGCTATACCCTCTTCGACGCACTGTTGGACGATGTGCTTGCTGAGGGTGTGGAGGAAGTGATCTTTGCGTCGGGACAGTTTCCGCCGAGCCTTCGACGCCCGCTTCGATGGCCCGCTCTCGCCTTCGGTCTGGTACTCCTCGCGGGTGAAGTAGTGCTTGTCCTCTTTCAGCACATTCCCAGGATACAACTCCGAAGGGCCATCTTCGTAGTCGATGGCGAGATAGTTGCTAATGCCGAGGTCGATACCCGCCGTCTTGTCGCCGGGTACGTCCTCAACGGGGATTTCTTTCTTACAGACGAGGTGGAGTTCCCACTCGTCGCCGTTCCAGACGGCTCGTACCTGTTGAATGTTCTCCACCTGTACGTCAGGACGGGTTTCGTACTCTGCGAGGATGAAGTCCGACCGTCCGTCTTTCAGATTCCAACCTTTCGAGAGGCGGAGTTTGTTGTGCTTGGCGTCGTGTTTAATGCCTTTCTGTTTCCACGTCACGGTGGAGCGTGGGTGTCGGTCACCACGTTTCCGGTAGCCCGGTGGGTTGTTGCCGTCGTCGGAGTTGTACCAGCCGGTGAACGCTTCAGCAAGTTCTTCGAGAACTCGCTGACTTGACTGAGAATGCAGGTCACTGTAGCGTTCGTGGTCTTTCAACTCCGATTTCAGTTCGGCTTCGTCGGGTATCTCACCGTCCTCATCCCACCGTTCTTGGATGTAGTAGCGTCCGACGTTCCACAGCTTAGATGCGGAGTGCCCGCACTGGTCGAGGTCGTCACGAACCTGCCTGTGGTTCGTGATTTTGGCGACGTAGGTGCGGGTTGTCTCCAGCATCGTACTGTGTTCATAACTAGTTATGAGTCAAACTGTATTAAATTCTGTGTTTGGCGTGGAATATCCAGTTCTGTCGGTATCGGCGGAAGGCGTCATTGAGTGACGGCGCGTATCCACGGCCTGAAGGCCGTGGTATTGCGCCTGCTCCGCGTATAACCGTACCGCCGCCGTGCGTCGTGACGACACGGACACACTGCCGAGTCGACTTCTTTCCTCGCCCGCGAGTCGACTCGAATATGTCGACAGCCACCGAGGCTACGACGGAGGAACCGTACGCCAACGACTCCTGGCAGGCCGGCGTCGTCGGTGGAATACTCGGCGCGCTCGTGATGGGCGCCCTGGTCGTTGCGATGAACGAACCCACGATCGCGGTGGCGATCCCCTCGCTGTACGCGCTGGCGCCGCCGCCCAACGCCGCCGCGGGGCTGTTCGTCCACGCCTCCCACGGTGCCGTGCTGGGCGTGGTCTTCGCCGCCATCGTCGGCGCGCTCGACCTCGATTCGGTCGGCGAGCAGGTCGGCGCGGGCGTCGCCTGGGGGGTCGTCACGTGGGCGGTCCTCGCGGCGCTCGTGATGCCGCTGTGGCTCGACGCGGTGGGGTCGCCGGCGTCGCCGCCGTTCCCGAACTTCGCTGCCCCCTCGTTGCTGTGGCACGCCGTCTACGGGCTGGTGCTCGGCGGCGTCTACGCCGCGACGGCTGACCGGCTGTAGCTCGATACTGCCTGACCGAGGTGCTCACACCTCTCCCAGCACCGCCGGGAGCAACTCGGCCGCGTCGAAGCGGACGGGATCGGTCGCGGGGGCGTCGATGGCGTCGGCGTACGCCTCGACGGCTTCGCCGGCCGCGTCGTCGTCGAGGCGCTGGGTGTTGAGCGACCCGGCGACCACCTCGGCGGGCGCGACGGGCTCGGCCAGCGACTCGTACAGCGCCGCGTACTCGCCGGGTGGCGAAATGGGGACGTGCTCGTAGCCGTGGACGGCGTCGCGGCCGGCGGCGTGACAGAGCACCAGTCGATCCGGCATCGCGCCGTGCAGAATGGCCGTCGTCACGCCGGAGTAGGCCGGATGGGCGACGGCTCCCTGGCCCTCGACGAACAGCACGTCGTACTCGGCGGCGTGTTCCTCGACCATCCGCTCGACCGCGCCGGCGGCGAAGTCGGCGACGACCCGATCCACGGCGATCCCGTCGCCCTCGATGGCGATCCCGGTCTGGCCGG
The window above is part of the Halosimplex rubrum genome. Proteins encoded here:
- a CDS encoding RNA-guided endonuclease InsQ/TnpB family protein; the encoded protein is MLETTRTYVAKITNHRQVRDDLDQCGHSASKLWNVGRYYIQERWDEDGEIPDEAELKSELKDHERYSDLHSQSSQRVLEELAEAFTGWYNSDDGNNPPGYRKRGDRHPRSTVTWKQKGIKHDAKHNKLRLSKGWNLKDGRSDFILAEYETRPDVQVENIQQVRAVWNGDEWELHLVCKKEIPVEDVPGDKTAGIDLGISNYLAIDYEDGPSELYPGNVLKEDKHYFTREEYQTEGESGPSKRASKARRKLSRRKDHFLHTLSKHIVQQCVEEGIAEIAVGDLSDIREDENGESRSWGASGNKKLHGWEFDRFTRLLEYKAEEHGILVDRVDEENTSKTCSCCGQIREANRVERGLYVCESCETTMNADVNGAVNIRRKITQSPPTGDMSNGWLAQPGVFLFNRESGRFTPREQGDCKP
- a CDS encoding cupin domain-containing protein; this encodes MSDTDATDDEPDATDDHATADPATPLVRRATDIEYEPVDAAEGLSKAVLIGEDHGAENLAIRRFTLAPGAEVPKHTNEIEHEQYVLAGEYVVGIDSEASETPRVNGEAVDGEEFTVQGGDALHIPAGAVHWYRNERDLEGAFLCAVPTGDDAIELVDEE
- a CDS encoding DUF6789 family protein, which produces MSTATEATTEEPYANDSWQAGVVGGILGALVMGALVVAMNEPTIAVAIPSLYALAPPPNAAAGLFVHASHGAVLGVVFAAIVGALDLDSVGEQVGAGVAWGVVTWAVLAALVMPLWLDAVGSPASPPFPNFAAPSLLWHAVYGLVLGGVYAATADRL